The DNA segment ATAAGCGATTAAATAGCGTTATTACTGATGAGGAAATTGATAGTATAGTAGAAGATTTAATTGATAGATTTTCTGATTTTGGCACAGAGGTTACTAATTTAATTGATATTTGTTACTTAAAAGTTAAAGCAAAAGAGTCGAGAGTTACAAGTGTTAAAGAACTTGCAAACAAAGTAATTGTAACTTTTGAAAAAGGTATAGTAAATAAATTAAAAGGAAAAGAATTGTTTGCTGCCTTGATGCCACATAAAGATGTGAGAATTATTGCTAAAGATGGGTTCTTTTTAGAAATAGATAAAAAAGAGCGTTACAATATTCGTCGTATTAGAGATATGATAAATCTAGTAAAAGAAAATATGGAGGAAACTAATGACAAAGATTAGATGCCCATGGGTAAAAGGAGAGTTAGATACAAAATATCACGATACTGAATGGGGAAGAAAAACTCATGATGAAAGAGAGTTGTTTGAGTATTTAATTTTAGAAGGGATGCAGGCTGGACTTAGTTGGTCATTAATTCTAAAAAAACGAGAAAATTTTAGAAAAGCTTTTGATAATTTTGACTATAATATTTGCGCGAATTATAGCGATGACTATTTAAACTCTTTACTAGAAGATGAGGGTATTATTAGAAATAAGTTAAAAATATATGGTGTGAGAAAAAATGCATTAGCCTTTTTGAAAGTAAGAGAAGAATTTGGAACTTTCGACAACTACATTTGGCAATTTACAGATTTTAAAACACTTAGTTCAAATCTGAAATCTTATAAAGATGCGCCTAGTAATACTGAATTATCAGATAAAATAAGCAAGGATATGAAAAAAAGAGGATTTACTTTTGTAGGAAGTACAATCATATACAGCTATATGCAAGCGATAGGAATGATAAACGATCACCAAGTAGACTGCTTTTG comes from the Gemella morbillorum genome and includes:
- a CDS encoding DNA-3-methyladenine glycosylase I, which codes for MTKIRCPWVKGELDTKYHDTEWGRKTHDERELFEYLILEGMQAGLSWSLILKKRENFRKAFDNFDYNICANYSDDYLNSLLEDEGIIRNKLKIYGVRKNALAFLKVREEFGTFDNYIWQFTDFKTLSSNLKSYKDAPSNTELSDKISKDMKKRGFTFVGSTIIYSYMQAIGMINDHQVDCFCYSDCR